In Methanobacteriaceae archaeon, the following proteins share a genomic window:
- a CDS encoding preprotein translocase subunit Sec61beta: MGKKDKKSLPPSGAGLVRYFEDETRGPKMSPEQVVAMTIILAIFCLALRFSTS; encoded by the coding sequence ATGGGAAAAAAAGATAAAAAAAGCCTTCCACCAAGTGGTGCCGGGCTGGTAAGATACTTTGAAGATGAAACAAGAGGCCCTAAGATGAGTCCAGAGCAAGTAGTTGCTATGACCATTATTCTGGCTATTTTCTGTCTGGCTCTTCGTTTTTCAACTAGTTAA
- a CDS encoding transglutaminase domain-containing protein, with translation MIISYKDYQDMSIRIMQFQMERGRKPKYVTLNGSKIGKRQYEDMMRRVDLFIKSKGRNPKSVRLDEDMEIVKPSLGRKKSASWIKLEEALDKKFNDAKDLYKAIANHGEYKYYYNDKFDNKMALTRLRKGLGINCTDYAQLIRPVLEDMGYDVRYAHGRVKCGDKQWYGHVWLQIKGRDYGNWVNYDVVAVTHHGIKRPIGSLVCVNGVKDVEYNPKWLF, from the coding sequence ATGATCATATCTTATAAAGATTACCAGGACATGAGCATTCGTATAATGCAATTTCAAATGGAAAGGGGCAGAAAACCTAAATATGTTACTTTAAATGGTTCTAAAATAGGCAAAAGACAGTATGAAGACATGATGCGAAGAGTAGATCTTTTTATAAAAAGCAAAGGCAGGAATCCGAAATCAGTCCGATTAGATGAAGATATGGAAATAGTAAAACCTTCATTGGGCCGAAAAAAATCTGCTTCTTGGATAAAATTGGAAGAAGCGCTTGATAAAAAATTTAACGATGCTAAAGATCTTTATAAAGCCATAGCTAATCATGGGGAATATAAGTACTATTATAATGATAAATTTGACAATAAAATGGCCCTAACTCGTCTTAGAAAAGGTTTAGGAATTAATTGTACGGACTATGCTCAGCTTATACGCCCAGTTCTGGAAGACATGGGATATGATGTCCGTTATGCACATGGAAGAGTTAAATGTGGGGATAAACAATGGTATGGCCATGTTTGGCTCCAGATTAAAGGTAGGGATTATGGAAACTGGGTTAATTATGATGTGGTAGCAGTTACTCACCATGGAATTAAACGACCCATTGGTTCTCTAGTTTGTGTCAATGGAGTCAAGGACGTTGAATACAATCCTAAATGGCTTTTTTAA
- a CDS encoding YHS domain-containing protein — MAVDPICNMEVDEKSAKFVSEYEGKKYYFCAPGCKKTFEDNPEKYTEK, encoded by the coding sequence ATGGCAGTAGATCCTATATGCAACATGGAAGTGGACGAGAAATCGGCCAAATTTGTGAGTGAATATGAAGGGAAAAAATATTATTTCTGCGCTCCGGGATGTAAAAAAACATTTGAAGATAATCCTGAGAAATACACAGAAAAATAA
- the polC gene encoding DNA polymerase II large subunit codes for MDYFEELESETKKLYKIAGEARSKGLDVETETEIPLAKDLAERVEGLVGPEGIAERIKFLEEKSSREEAAFKIAAEIASAPLDENSKEDELAQREVMADQALRTALAILTEGVVAAPLEGIAKVRIKQNFDRSNYFAVYFAGPIRSAGGTAAALAVLIGDYIRWAIDLAPYVPIDAEIERYVEEVELYESEVTNLQYSPKPDEVRLAARSIPVEVTGEPTDKIEVSHRDLERVETNNIRGGALLAMVEGIIQKAPKVLKYAKILNLEGWDWLAQFSKAPAKKDDEETEIKADYKYIQDIIGGRPVLANPSEKGAFRLRYGRSRNTGLAAMGVSPATMELLEFLAVGTQMKIERPGKGTCVVPVDTIDGPIVKLKNGNVIKISTTAEARKLRPQVDEVLFLGDMLVAFGEFLRNNHVLLPSAWCEEWWVKTIESAEKYDLQKDPLDLKTLLMKKITAEEAFKISEDYEVPLHPEYTYFYHDVSIKDLNLLREWIFTKIDEYHNGDELKLDMSPQKRILEVIGVPHIMMDSQVIIAPEEAYVLIKTLPNPLDETLENTLKAVNEAAPVEIMAQAPTYIGTRVGRPEKTKERKMKPAPHSLFPIGNNGGTRRNIVEAAKKGSITVELARSKCTECQISSFQSICPHCGSPTELAQPGKKKINIAGLLKKASENVGVRKMDEIKGVIGMISEDKFPEPLEKGILRAKNEVFTFKDATIRHDSTDLPLTHFTPKEVGVDVAKLKEMGYEKDCYGVALEEEDQILELKVQDVVVSEHCGQYLLGVAGFIDDLLANFYGLERFYNVKQSKELVGHLVVGLAPHTSAGVLGRVVGFTKAAACYAHPFFHSAKRRNCDSDEDSIMLLMDALLNFSKSYLPSTRGGSMDAPLVLSSRIDPEEIDDESHNIDAMESFPLEFYQKAQEHAKPSDVLDLIDNVKNRLGTPGQYEGIMFSHNTSSIHAGPKVCLYKTLPTMKEKVEAQIQIAERIRAVDQRGVVEGVLTSHFLPDMMGNTRAFSRQKVRCTKCNSKYRRIPLTGECKCGSNLILSVSKGSVVKYREISRELANRYPIDPYLMQRLDILEFGINSLFESDKSKQSSLDVFL; via the coding sequence ATGGACTATTTCGAAGAATTAGAATCAGAAACCAAAAAACTCTACAAAATAGCAGGTGAGGCTCGCTCAAAGGGGCTAGATGTGGAAACTGAAACAGAAATACCTCTGGCCAAGGATTTAGCTGAAAGAGTAGAGGGGCTGGTAGGTCCAGAAGGCATTGCAGAGAGAATTAAATTTCTGGAAGAAAAATCCAGCCGGGAGGAAGCAGCATTCAAAATAGCTGCCGAGATTGCGTCAGCCCCCTTGGACGAAAACAGTAAAGAGGATGAACTGGCCCAGAGGGAAGTTATGGCTGACCAGGCTCTTCGTACGGCTCTGGCCATTCTTACGGAAGGAGTGGTGGCTGCACCACTGGAAGGAATAGCCAAAGTAAGAATTAAACAGAATTTTGACCGTAGTAATTATTTTGCAGTTTACTTTGCCGGTCCAATTAGAAGTGCAGGAGGTACTGCGGCGGCTCTAGCAGTTTTAATAGGAGATTATATTCGATGGGCTATTGATTTAGCTCCTTATGTACCTATTGATGCTGAAATAGAACGATATGTGGAAGAAGTGGAATTATATGAATCAGAAGTAACTAATCTACAATATTCTCCTAAACCTGACGAAGTACGTTTAGCCGCCCGTAGTATCCCTGTAGAAGTTACTGGGGAACCTACTGATAAAATTGAAGTATCCCACCGGGACTTGGAGCGAGTAGAAACCAATAACATACGGGGCGGGGCTTTACTGGCTATGGTGGAAGGTATTATTCAGAAAGCACCTAAAGTACTTAAATATGCCAAAATATTGAATTTAGAAGGTTGGGATTGGTTAGCACAATTTTCAAAAGCACCAGCTAAAAAAGACGATGAAGAAACCGAGATCAAAGCAGATTATAAGTATATTCAGGATATTATTGGTGGAAGACCGGTGCTGGCCAATCCTTCAGAGAAAGGAGCATTCCGACTTAGATATGGAAGATCTCGAAATACTGGGCTGGCGGCAATGGGTGTCAGCCCGGCCACTATGGAACTTCTAGAGTTTCTGGCAGTAGGAACTCAGATGAAAATAGAAAGACCTGGAAAAGGTACCTGTGTGGTTCCGGTGGATACCATAGATGGACCTATTGTTAAATTAAAAAATGGAAATGTAATTAAAATATCCACTACGGCAGAAGCACGTAAATTAAGGCCTCAAGTAGATGAGGTTTTATTTTTGGGCGATATGCTGGTGGCTTTCGGTGAATTTTTAAGAAATAACCATGTTTTACTACCTTCGGCCTGGTGTGAAGAATGGTGGGTTAAAACCATTGAATCTGCTGAAAAATACGACCTGCAAAAAGATCCCCTAGATTTAAAAACGCTGCTAATGAAAAAAATAACTGCTGAGGAAGCATTTAAGATATCAGAAGACTATGAAGTACCTTTGCATCCGGAATACACTTACTTTTATCATGATGTATCTATAAAAGATTTAAATCTACTACGTGAATGGATATTTACTAAAATTGATGAATACCATAATGGAGATGAATTAAAACTAGATATGTCTCCTCAAAAAAGGATTCTAGAAGTCATTGGTGTTCCTCATATTATGATGGACTCTCAAGTGATTATTGCTCCTGAAGAGGCCTACGTGTTGATTAAAACTCTTCCAAATCCATTGGATGAAACCCTGGAAAATACATTAAAAGCAGTTAATGAAGCTGCTCCAGTGGAAATTATGGCCCAAGCCCCTACCTATATTGGAACCAGGGTGGGAAGGCCGGAAAAAACCAAAGAACGGAAAATGAAACCAGCACCTCATTCCCTTTTCCCTATTGGCAATAATGGTGGAACTCGCCGAAATATTGTGGAAGCTGCTAAAAAAGGTAGTATAACTGTAGAACTGGCCCGTTCTAAATGTACCGAATGTCAAATAAGTTCATTCCAATCTATATGTCCTCATTGTGGGTCACCTACTGAGCTGGCCCAACCTGGAAAGAAGAAGATTAATATAGCTGGACTTCTTAAAAAAGCCTCGGAAAATGTGGGTGTACGTAAGATGGATGAAATAAAAGGAGTTATAGGGATGATATCCGAGGATAAGTTCCCAGAACCTTTGGAAAAAGGAATTTTAAGGGCTAAAAACGAAGTTTTCACCTTTAAAGATGCTACTATACGTCATGATTCCACTGATCTGCCTTTAACTCATTTCACTCCTAAAGAAGTGGGAGTAGATGTTGCGAAATTAAAGGAAATGGGATATGAAAAAGACTGCTATGGGGTGGCACTGGAAGAAGAAGACCAAATATTAGAATTAAAGGTTCAGGATGTAGTAGTATCTGAACACTGTGGCCAGTATCTTCTAGGAGTGGCTGGTTTTATTGATGACCTTTTAGCGAATTTTTACGGGCTGGAACGTTTTTACAATGTAAAACAAAGCAAAGAACTGGTTGGCCATCTAGTTGTTGGGCTGGCCCCTCACACCTCTGCCGGAGTATTGGGTCGTGTGGTTGGATTTACCAAGGCTGCGGCCTGTTATGCTCATCCTTTCTTCCATTCTGCTAAGCGGAGAAACTGTGACAGTGATGAAGATTCTATCATGCTTTTAATGGATGCTTTATTGAATTTCTCTAAATCATACTTGCCCAGCACTCGGGGAGGAAGTATGGATGCTCCACTGGTTCTATCTTCCCGTATAGATCCTGAAGAAATAGATGATGAATCGCACAATATTGATGCTATGGAATCATTCCCCTTAGAGTTCTATCAAAAGGCTCAAGAACATGCCAAACCTTCTGATGTTCTGGATTTAATAGATAATGTGAAAAATCGGTTGGGTACTCCGGGCCAATATGAAGGAATAATGTTTTCCCATAATACTTCCAGTATTCATGCCGGACCAAAAGTATGTCTCTATAAAACCTTACCTACTATGAAAGAAAAGGTAGAGGCTCAAATTCAAATTGCTGAGAGGATAAGGGCCGTGGATCAAAGAGGAGTGGTGGAAGGAGTACTCACTTCTCACTTTTTGCCAGATATGATGGGAAATACCCGGGCCTTTTCCCGGCAGAAGGTAAGATGCACTAAATGTAATTCTAAATATCGACGTATACCGCTCACTGGTGAGTGTAAATGTGGTTCTAATCTCATATTGAGTGTTTCTAAAGGATCTGTAGTGAAATACCGGGAAATTTCCAGAGAACTGGCTAATCGTTACCCAATTGATCCTTACCTGATGCAGAGGTTGGATATTTTAGAATTTGGAATAAATTCGCTATTTGAAAGTGATAAATCTAAACAGAGTTCTCTGGATGTATTTCTATAA
- the purB gene encoding adenylosuccinate lyase, protein MAIHPIEFRYGTPEMKSVWESENKLQKMLDIESALAQAEAEMGMIPTEYAVEIKKKANTQIVTLERVNEIERATNHDIASIVKALAEQCEGDAGEYVHFGATSNDIVDSSNSLLFKESMKILREKMVRFTQLLLKLADENKENVCIGRTHGQHALPTTYGMKFALWADEMHRQIERLDFCQKRLCVGMMTGAVGTTAALGEEGLQIHEKVSEILGLEAVSISNQVVQRDNHAEFMMVMANLATTLDKIALEVRNLQRTEIMELGENFDPEKQVGSSTMPHKMNPITAERICGVSRVVRSYVVAAMENNPLWHERDLTNSSCERIIFPEACILTDYILNLSLKLMGNLVFYPENIENNLNLTNGLIMAERLMAELTRKGMGRQTAYGLVRECAIKANKEQKLLSDVILARSELEGYLTPEDVEEIMDPHTYIGSAVLSVEKIIKLSEDWF, encoded by the coding sequence ATGGCTATTCACCCTATTGAATTTCGTTATGGAACTCCTGAAATGAAAAGCGTTTGGGAATCTGAAAATAAACTACAAAAAATGCTGGATATTGAATCTGCCCTGGCCCAGGCCGAAGCTGAGATGGGAATGATTCCTACCGAATATGCGGTAGAAATAAAAAAAAAAGCTAATACTCAAATCGTAACTCTGGAAAGAGTGAATGAAATAGAAAGGGCAACTAATCACGACATTGCTTCTATTGTAAAGGCCTTAGCTGAACAGTGCGAAGGGGATGCTGGAGAATATGTCCATTTTGGGGCTACTTCCAATGATATCGTTGACAGTTCTAACTCACTCTTATTTAAAGAATCCATGAAAATTCTAAGAGAAAAAATGGTTAGATTTACCCAGCTTCTTTTAAAATTAGCTGATGAAAACAAAGAAAACGTTTGTATAGGTCGAACTCACGGCCAACACGCATTGCCTACTACTTATGGTATGAAATTTGCCTTGTGGGCTGATGAAATGCATCGCCAAATCGAAAGGCTCGATTTCTGTCAAAAACGTCTATGTGTGGGTATGATGACTGGTGCCGTGGGAACCACTGCTGCTCTGGGTGAAGAAGGTCTGCAAATACACGAGAAAGTATCTGAAATTTTAGGCCTGGAAGCAGTTTCCATATCTAACCAAGTTGTTCAAAGGGACAATCATGCAGAATTCATGATGGTCATGGCCAATCTGGCCACTACCCTGGATAAAATAGCTCTGGAAGTAAGAAATCTGCAAAGAACTGAGATAATGGAATTGGGAGAAAACTTCGACCCTGAAAAACAGGTGGGAAGTAGTACCATGCCTCATAAAATGAACCCTATCACTGCTGAGAGAATTTGTGGTGTTTCAAGAGTGGTTAGATCCTATGTAGTAGCGGCCATGGAAAATAATCCATTATGGCATGAGCGGGATTTGACAAATTCTTCCTGTGAGCGAATAATCTTCCCTGAGGCATGTATCTTAACCGATTACATACTTAATCTCTCTCTAAAACTGATGGGAAATTTGGTTTTCTATCCTGAAAACATTGAAAATAACCTTAATTTAACCAATGGTTTAATTATGGCCGAACGATTAATGGCCGAGCTTACTCGGAAGGGAATGGGCCGCCAAACTGCTTATGGATTAGTTAGAGAGTGTGCCATAAAAGCTAATAAAGAACAAAAGCTTTTATCAGATGTTATCCTGGCCAGAAGTGAATTAGAAGGTTACTTGACTCCAGAAGATGTGGAAGAAATTATGGACCCTCACACTTACATTGGCTCTGCTGTTTTAAGTGTGGAAAAAATAATTAAGCTCTCTGAAGACTGGTTTTAA